GCACGACGATCTCCGGCTGGCTCTCTACGCGTCCGGTCCGCTTGTTGATCGCCAGGATCGGCAGCATAATGCCATCCTCAGACAGGTGCTTGCGGTCACGGATCACGACGTCCTCGACCACATCAATCGAGCCGCCCGAATCGATACAGATCCGCCCGGTCGTTACCTTGCCGTTCTTCTGCGCCGTGTCCTTGGTGAACTCCAGCACCTCGCCGTCTTCGAGCAGGATCGTCCGCTCCGGAATCCCCGTCGAAGCCGCCAGCTCGGCGTGCCGCTTCAGGTGGCGATAGTCCCCGTGGACCGGAATAAAGAACTTCGGCCGCACCAGGTTAATCATCATCTTCAGCTCTTCCTGGCTGCCGTGCCCGCTCACGTGGATCAGGCCGTTGGTGCCATCGTCGTGGATAACGTTGGCGTCGCGCCGCTCCAGGTGGTCGATCACCCGATAGATGGACTTCTCGTTGCCCGGAATGACGCGCGAGCTCATCAGCACCGTATCGCCCGCGTCGATTTTGGCGAACTTGTGGTTGTTCACCGCCGCCCGGCTCAGCGCGCTCATCGGCTCGCCCTGAGTGCCCGAGATCATGATGCAGAGCTTATCCGGCGCGAAGTCGCGGATCTGCCCCGGATTGATGAGCAGCCCCTGCGGAATCTTCAGGTAGCCCAGGTCCTGCGCGATCTCGGTCGAGTTATCCAGCGACCGTCCGATCACCGCAACCTTGCGCCCGTACTTGTGCGCCAGCTCCATCGCCAGGCTCAACCGGTGGATCGACGAAGAGAAGCAGCTAAAGAACATCTTCTTCTTGGTCTGCGCGAAGATCTCATCGAGCCGCGGACGTACGGCCTTCTCGCTCGGCGTCCAGCCCTTGCGGTCGACGTTGGTGGAGTCCTGCAACAGCGCCAGCACGCCGCCCGTCTTGCCCAGCTCGGCGAAGGCCTGCAGGTCGAAGGGCCGCCCGTCGGTGGGAGAGAGGTCGATCTTGAAGTCGCCGGTATGGAGAATGATCCCCACCGGCGTATGGATGGCCAGCGCCACGCAGTCCACCAGCGAGTGCGTCACCCGGATGGGCATGATGGAGAACGGCCCCAGCGTAAACCGCTTGCCCGGCAGTATCTCGATCAGGTCGGCATCGTCCAGCAGGCCGTGCTCGTCCAGCTTGCCCTCGACGTAGGCGAGCGTGAACTCGGTGCCGTACACCGGC
This is a stretch of genomic DNA from Granulicella sp. WH15. It encodes these proteins:
- a CDS encoding ribonuclease J, with the protein product MSLDKLRMIPLGGLGEFGMNCMALRWQDDIIVIDAGLMFPEEELLGVDIVVPDISYLTENRSKVKAIILTHGHEDHIGGLPWILSELNVPVYGTEFTLAYVEGKLDEHGLLDDADLIEILPGKRFTLGPFSIMPIRVTHSLVDCVALAIHTPVGIILHTGDFKIDLSPTDGRPFDLQAFAELGKTGGVLALLQDSTNVDRKGWTPSEKAVRPRLDEIFAQTKKKMFFSCFSSSIHRLSLAMELAHKYGRKVAVIGRSLDNSTEIAQDLGYLKIPQGLLINPGQIRDFAPDKLCIMISGTQGEPMSALSRAAVNNHKFAKIDAGDTVLMSSRVIPGNEKSIYRVIDHLERRDANVIHDDGTNGLIHVSGHGSQEELKMMINLVRPKFFIPVHGDYRHLKRHAELAASTGIPERTILLEDGEVLEFTKDTAQKNGKVTTGRICIDSGGSIDVVEDVVIRDRKHLSEDGIMLPILAINKRTGRVESQPEIVVRGFAIDDAQVMAEARNIVQRTLDSSNTEEKQDYGVIKEKIRNDLKRFIQKSTSRRPLIMPVIMEI